From Montipora foliosa isolate CH-2021 chromosome 6, ASM3666993v2, whole genome shotgun sequence, a single genomic window includes:
- the LOC138008744 gene encoding nanos homolog 1-like, which translates to MSLSEVMLKTLIPSNFLDSDDEEIKSLTCPPETGDLQRSEFHMFNDYFGLSNLVQRVRQANNDFDYFTGENFGVSKLPSRRDRFDSIDSENSSSGSCDSFTDHFGDGPFHPFNASSLLQSASSKRKEAIVPPSRRIKPSTRAPAPVSNRGAVCVFCRNNGESEEVYLSHLLKGPDGKTTCPILRAYTCPICKASGDESHTIKYCPQNQQAQSNGGQLPKVPRNNRVLPKRSR; encoded by the coding sequence ATGTCGCTGAGCGAAGTAATGCTGAAAACTCTCATTCCCAGCAACTTCTTGGATTCAGATGACGAGGAGATAAAGTCGTTAACCTGTCCTCCAGAGACTGGCGATCTGCAAAGAAGTGAATTTCACATGTTTAATGACTACTTCGGTTTGAGCAACTTGGTGCAAAGAGTCAGACAAGCGAACAATGATTTCGACTACTTCACAGGTGAAAATTTTGGAGTGAGCAAATTGCCGTCAAGACGTGACCGATTTGACAGCATTGATTCGGAAAATTCATCGTCTGGAAGCTGTGATTCCTTCACGGATCACTTTGGAGATGGGCCTTTCCATCCATTCAACGCATCTTCCCTTTTGCAAAGTGCATCCTCAAAGAGGAAAGAAGCAATTGTGCCTCCTAGTCGGCGGATCAAACCGTCTACAAGAGCTCCCGCTCCGGTCTCGAACCGCGGCGCAGTGTGCGTGTTCTGCAGGAACAATGGGGAAAGCGAAGAAGTCTACCTATCTCATCTGTTGAAAGGCCCCGATGGAAAGACGACGTGTCCAATTTTGAGGGCATATACCTGTCCAATTTGTAAGGCGAGCGGTGATGAATCGCACACCATAAAGTATTGTCCTCAAAATCAGCAAGCGCAAAGCAATGGCGGTCAATTGCCAAAGGTGCCCAGGAATAATCGTGTCCTTCCCAAAAGGAGTCGATGA